GAGTAGAAATAGATGGGATCTTGCTTGTGGAGCGTTCAAGAGATTTTTGTCCTTGATGATGCTTCTAATGTGCACAAAATGTTTAACTTTTGGGAGCCCCCAattaaggaagaaatgaagacaggagCTTGGCTTGCAAGTGTGGAGGTGAAAAGAATAGAGGTGTCCAAGTTGTGTTCACTGACtgcttatgaaaaaaaaaaaaaacaaaacaaaacagtaggtCAAGGGCAGAACATGgtgtatatgcctttaatcctgaagatcaagaggcagaggcaagaggatctctgagttctagattagcctggtcaacatagtaaggcctgtctcaaaacaaacatacatgtcCTCAGATACCCTAGGGTCTGGTAGCAAATCATTTTGTAGGAATGGAAGTGACAGGTCTAGAGGGAATGTGGTTATCCAAGAAAGCTTGATGGGAAATTTTTGGTGATGCTGAATGAATTCTTATACTCGGGGATGTGTGGTTGAGATTCCTATTggctatgtgcacacacacacacacacacacacacacacacacacacacacacacacacacagtgtatatgTACAAGTGCACATGCCATGGTGATACacatgtggaggtaagaggacaactttagaagttggttttctccttctacagtGTGGGCTCTGagtattgaactcaagttgtcaggtttggtggcaagcactttgacCCACTGACCTGCTTTTTGCTGGGTTTTTAGAGTCTTCTCTCATATTCTCCCTGCTCTGGATCTCACATGAACAAGATCTGCTCTGATTCCTCTCTTGTCTCTACAGGAAGGCGTATAGTTTTCATGGGAGATGATACCTGGAAAGACCTTTTTCCTGGAGCTTTTTCTCAAGctttcttcttctcatccttcaATGTGAGAGACCTTCACACAGTGGATAATGGCATCCTAGAACACCTCTATCCTACCAGTGAGCATGGGGAAAGAGCACTTAGTCCCAGCTCAAGCCTGGGAGATGGGAGTGACAGAGACTGTGCTTGTCTCCCTGGGCGTAGAGGAATGCCAAGGCCTGGCTTGGGTGAGGAGTGGGTTTTGCTGCCCTGTGCTCAGTGTTCTCTCCTCCACAGTGGACAGTGGCGAATGGGATGTGCTGATTGCTCACTTCCTGGGTGTGGATCATTGTGGTCACAAGCATGGCCCTAACCACCCTGAAATGGCCAAGAAACTTAGCCAGATGGACCAGGTGATCCAGTGAGTGTGGGATATTGGTGGGGGAAATGGGTTTATGTTTGAGAATATCAGGACATAGGATtctatgaaacaaacaaacaaaccttatTTGGAgcctctttcctgtgtgtgtgtgtgtgtgtgtgtgtgtatggtgtattttgagacagggtctcattatgaagctatgtagctctggctgaccttgaacttgcaatataaaccagaccaggctggattcaaactcccagagatccgcctgcctctggtttccaagtgctggaattagaggcatgcgccaccatgctcTGGCTCTGAATTGTTTTATACAGGCTTTTCCCCAAAACCTAGGGCCACCATCCATTTTGAATAACTTTTTGAGTAGCTCCCAGGCTGCAGGGTTTTGACTGAAGGGGTATCTTTTTGACAGAAGTTTGGCCTTGTTAGTCGAAGTCAGTGGTGGAGGTGAATGGGCCCCAGAGAAGAATCTTTTCCTCTCCCTATGCTCTGACACATTTTTTGGCCCTCAGGGGACTCATTGAACGTCTGGAGAATGACACACTGCTGGTGGTAGCTGGTGACCATGGGATGACTATGAATGGGGACCATGGAGGAGACAGTGAGCTGGAGGTCTCAGCTGCACTGTTCCTATACAGTCCCACAGCCCTCTTCTCCACTGTCCCACCAGAGGTGAGGCCTGGGTTATACCTCTTCTGGTCTTGCCACATTGTGACTCCTTTAGTTTAGGCCCCCCAAaccattctcatttatttttatttgtgtgatatatgtgtgtgtgtgtgtgtgtgtgcacacgcacatgtgtgtgttggtatgcACACTTATGTGTGtgcaaggaggccagaggactttaggtgtcctgctctgttgctctccaccttactctactgaaacagggtctctcactcaacctggagctATCCTGGTGGCCAGAGGTCCTGTCTGCCCACCCGGACactgggttacaggcatgcatggtCATGCCCAGCTTTCTACAAGGATTCTGTGATCCGAACACAGGCCCTTCTGTTTATGCAGCAAATGCTCTCCCCGGCTGAAGCGTCTCTGCCGACACTCCTTCCCACTATTCTTACCTAGGCCTGATGAGTACACTGGTACCTGCCCTTTCCTTCTAGGAGCCAGAGGTTATTCCTCAAGTCAGCCTTGTGCCCACACTGGCACTGTTGCTAGGCCTGCCCATCCCATTTGGGAACATTGGGGAAGTGATGGCTGAGCTGTTCTCAGGTGGCAGTGACTCCCATCCTCAGGCCTCTGCTCTAGCCCAAGTCTCAGCTCTCCATATCAATGCCCAGCAGGTAGGTAAAAGGAATAGACTTGTGTGATTAAGCACAAGGACCACCCCATTGTCCTTTCAATCTTCACCTCACCTCCATAGCATAGCCATGCCCTTCTTCCATTATCCTTCCCTTATCCCATGCTGGACAGAATCTGAGCCCCAGGTTTCCAGGCACCTCTTTGTATAACACCTCTCCCTACCTCTTCCCCAGTTTATCTCTCTGACCTATTTCTGTTTGTCTGACCTTTCCTGCCAGGTGTCCCGATTTCTTCATACTTACTCAGCTGCTACTCAGGATCTCCAGGTTAAAGAGCTCCATCAGCTGCAGAAGCTCTTCACCAAGGCCTCTGCTAGCTACCAACAGCTTCTGCAGAATCCCCAAGAGGCTGAGGCATCCCTAAGGACTTTGACTGCTGAATTGCAGCAGTTCCTGCGGGGAGCTCGGGCCATATGCATCGAGTCTTGGGCCCGTTTCTCTCTGGTCCGAATGGCAGGGGGTGCTGCTCTCTTGGCTGCTGcctgctttctctgcctgcttgcaTCTCAGTTGGCAGTATCCCCAGGCTTTCTCTTCCGCCCATCACTCCTAATACCTGTAGCCTGGGGCCTAACTTGGGCTATGCTATATGCTGGACTCTTGGTAACTATAGGGTCAAAAGTGGATTTGGTGGTTCTAGGGGCTGTAGCTGCAACAGGTTCACTCCTCCCCTTTCTGTGGAAAGTTTGGGTTAGCTGGGGATCCAGTAGGCCCCTGGTACCCCTACTTCCTGTCCCTAGACCTGTCCTATTACTCCTGCTCATTCGCTTGGCCACCTTTTTCTCTgatagttttgttgttgctgaggCCAGGGCCACTCCCTTCCTTTTGGGCTCTCTTATCCTATTTCTGGTTGCCCATCTTCACTGGGAGGGCCAGCTACTGCCACCTAAACTGCTTACAATATCCCGCCTTGGCTCTTCTGCACCAACAGGCCCCCCACGGTACAGTGGTACATATGCCCTGAGGCTTGGAATTGGGTTGCTTTTATGTACAAGGCTAGCTGGGCTTTTTCATCGCTGCCCTGAAGAGACACCTGCTTGCCACTCCTCTCCCTGGCTGAGTCCTTTGGCATCTATGGTGGGCGGTCAAGCCAAGAATTTGTGGTACGGAGCTTGTGTGGGGGCACTGGTGGCTCTGTTAGTTATTGTGCGCCTATGGCTTCGCCGCTATGGTAATCTCAAGAGTCCTGAGCCCCCTGTGCTCTTTGTGCGCTGGGGGTTGCCTCTCATGGTGTTAGGCACGGCTGCCTACTGGGCATTGGCATCAGGAGCAGATGAAGCACCACCACGTCTCCGGGCCCTGGTCGCTGGGGCCTCAGTTGTGCTGCCTCGGGCTGTGGTGGGGCTGGCTGCCTTGGGGCTCATGCTGCTGCTATGGAGGCCTGTGGCAGTGCTGGTGAAGGCTGGGGCTGGTGCTTCAAGGACCAGGACTATCCTCACTCCCTTCTCAGGTCCCCCTACTTGTCAGGCTGACCTAGATTATGTGGTCCCACAAATCTACCGCCACATGCAGGAAGAGTTCCAGGGCCGGCTAGAGAGGACCAAATCTCAGGGTCCTGTAACTGTGGCTGCATATCAGTTGGGAAGTGTCTACTCTGCTGCTATGGTGACAGCCCTCATCCTCTTGGCTTTCCCACTTCTGCTGTTGCATGTAGAGCGTGTCAGCCTTGTGTTCCTGCTCCTGTTTTTGCAGAGCTTCCTTCTCCTGCATCTGCTTGCTGCTGGGACATCAGTCGCCACCACGGGTAAATATGGGACTTAGCCCTGAAGcaccttgttttgaggcagatGCTTCTCACCCTGGCATATATATGGTCTTGTGTCCTTGCAGTTGGGAAGCTCTTCCTGATGTCCTCCCTTATCTGCCATCTCCATAATATTTCCCCTGCCCACCAGAGAGGGACTTCAGGATTTACTTCTTAGTGAAATGCTATCTCCCCATGAGCACATTCCCTGATTTCCCAGTTGCAAAAGTGATTACATTATGATTATATTATGGTACAGTGAGCTCtttgtgagaaagaaagaaattgaaccCTGTGGTCTTGTGGTATAGCTTGCAGCACGGAGACAATTAGAATAGCAGTATTGATTGTAAGGAAGGTTGGGGTAGCATATGACTGTGCAAAAATTTGCTCAAGTGCTAGGAGTCGATGATCCCAGAAGAGAAAGCTGTAGGTTAGGGAATGAGATGTAATTGTAAAGAagtatatattttcttctagGTCCTTTTATTGTGCTGTGGCAGGCAGTCTCAGCTTGGGCCCTTTTGGCCACCCAGACCTTCTACTCCACTGGCCACCAACCTGTCTTCTCAGCCATCCATTGGCATGCAGCCTTCGTGGGATTTCCAGAAGGTCATGGCTCTTCTACTTGGTTGCCTGCTTTACTAGTGGGAGCTAACACCTTTGCCTCCCACATCCTCTTTGCAGGTACCTCTTTGTTTTCCCTCCCTAACTTCTGTTGGCTCCAGctttgtggaaagaaagaaaaactttggatcTGGAAGGGAAGATGCAGTTTTGTTGGCTCTTTGCAATCCCTTGGCCCTAAACTCTTTGAAGCCCATGCCAACTAGGGTGGTtggggaccaggctggactggtCCCAGGGTTCCTCCCTTGATGCCAGCCCTGTCCTCCCGGAGGCAGTAGGTTGTCCACTGCTCCTGCTCTGGCCCTTCCTGTGTGAGAGTCAAGGGCCAAGGAAGAGGCAGCAGCTCCCAGGGagtgaggctgaggccagagcCAGTCCTGAGGAGGAACAAGAGGAGCCACTGATGGAGATGCGCCTCCGGGATGCTCCACATCATTTCAACGCAGCCCTGTTACAGCTGGGCCTCAAGTACCTCTTTGTCCTTGGAGTTCAGGTGGGTGCAAGGGGAGATGTGATAGAGCTGATGACCTTTACCCCAGTATGCACTTTACACTTCAAATACCTTGGGAATGATCCTTGATGGAGGTCCAGATATGGGAAATGATTGCTCAAATTCAGACCTCAAATGGCAGATTTGAGACCTGGCTTGGGTTTTCTTATTCCAATCCTGGGTCATTTCTTCTCTGCTGTGTAGATCTGGGCCCTGTTCGTTGCATTTCAGACATACTGGGAAAGCCATGGTTATGGCCAGGATTCTTTTCCAAACTGatccagaggcagagatgggttaCTGACGTCTCCCCCTGCTGGAAGGCAAAGCATGAATGTCAGCATCACAGCTGGATAGTGACTTGCCCAAGTTCACACGAATCAGTGGCTGGACCGGGACAAGAACTGTGTTTCTTAACTCCCAACCCAGGGTGTTTTCCAGTGGTATACACTGCTTTCCTCCTTGTCCAGCTTCCTCCAAAGTAACTGCCTGCCTCTCTTGCCTTAGATTCTAGCCTGTGCCTTGGCAGCTTCCATCCTCCGAAGGCATCTCATGGTCTGGAAGGTGTTTGCCCCCAAGTAAGTGGTTTTGCTTGAAGAGAAGTGCTGTGGAAGGAGAGACTTTGAGGAAACTATGGCTGTCATAGGTCGACAAGGTTTTGCCTCTTTAGTGAAAGGCATTAGACCTATTACCTGTGTCCTGAATTACTCACCTTTCTTTACAGGTTCATCTTTGAAGCCATTGGTTTCATTGTGAGCAGTGTGGGACTTCTCCTGGGCATAGCTTTGGTGATGCGAGTAGATGGCGCTGTGAGTTCCTGGTTCAGAAGACTAGTTCTGGCCCAGCAGAGGTAGCCCAGGCTGAGCATGTCAGCACCTGGCCATGGAGAGAGCTGGAGAATCCTCTGGCCTGACCTGTACTGGTGCTGGATATTCTGCAAGAGAGACTCAGACACACCCCTTACCACTGTGTAACCAGAGACTGCTTACCCTGGGACTTCACCATTTTATAATTCAGAATCTCTGTGGAGCCTGAGCCCTAGCTCCTTATGTGGATGCATCTGATGGACAAGAGGGGCGGTCaccaaagtgaaataaaataacaacgTAAATGTGTGTGTCTAAGACATGGAGGAGCTCACCAAATCAGTCTCTTCTCTCACCAAGCAAGATTAGATATGCCATCTTAGGTGGGGTTTGCTATAGCCGAGAACTCTGGTGAGAAGCTGTCTGGGTTCTCTGACTTCTTCCCAAATGTTCTAGTGATCCCATTTGTCCTGCCCTCCtccttgtttgttggtttttggtgGTTCTGTGCTTTAACTGATAGCAGAGAAGACAAGCCCAGCATCATGAAGCACACAGACTTCTGTCTCTGAAGCCTTAAACAGCactgtttcttcctcccttcccccttcacaGCTGTAGAAGCCTCACTCTGGTTTTCTGCCTGTGCTGTCTTTACCACTTCTTCTTGCCTATTGATTATTCCCAAGCTAAAGCCAAAATGGAATGAATGTaatgcttcttttttaaagacaatctcactatatagctatagctggcttagaactcaatatgtagactaggccagccttgaactcacagaaatccacatgcTTCAGTGttagaataaaggtgtgtgtcaccacgccaggttaattttcttttgttgttatttttgagacagagtttctctatgtagctttggagcctgtcctggaactcgctttgtagaccaggctggcctggaactcacagagatcctcctgcctctgcttctgagtgctgggacaaaaggtttgtgccaccactgcctgtggaagtatgtgtttgttttgttttgttttgttttgttttttaagatgtgTTGGGAGTAGAAAAATGGCTTAACAGgtaaaacctgagtttgatccctggtacTGACCCTCATAAGTTATACTCCAACCTCTATACATGTATAGTCCCCAAATATATAtagaccaaataaataaatagaacaaaaactccaggaaaacaaacatttcaagaaaataaaagttcaggctggagagagatggctcagcagttaaaagtactggctgttcttcaagaggCCCTTAGTTAATTTCCCAGAtaccacatggcagttcacaactatttCTATAatgggatctaacaccctcttctggcatgcaggcagagtacataaggcaaataaaaatacattagatAAATGAATCTAGAAACAAAAGTGTATAATCCCTGCAAAcagtaggcagaagcaggataATTGTCACACATTAAAGGCTACTGGGTCGTCATAGCAAGTTGCAGGCCACatagggctacagagtgagacaacTGTCTCCACCGAAAAAAGTGTAGAGTGCAATGGTTatatgtggtgatacattgtttgtgatctaataaaaccactgaagatcagaatgcaaagccagccacactagtcagccatagaggcagggcaggggtggtacatacctttaatcccaggactcaggagataggcaggtggatctctgtgagttcaaggctacccagaaCTACAtgggagtgaatcagtctaaaagagaaacagagctcatgcctttaatcccagcactaggtatataaaataggagcAGAGTATCAAATTCTGGCAACTAGTCTCCTGCTATGTTGAGGATAGTATCTCCCCAGtcttggtagaagtaagagctctctggtggcttggttgctttgctttcctgatcttctGCTTGAAACCCAGTAtcaatatctgtctctttttttttattattatttgtgctacagtcaTAAGTATATAATTAGCAAAGATGACAGACAATTGTAAATTCCAGAATAGTTCACCCCTTCAAAGAAACTCTGTGCCCAATAAGCACTCTTCTCCTAACCACAGCAGTGTAGCCAAACAGCCAGTTTCTGGGTCAGAAATGGTcaagaacagtggttctcaacctttctgatgctgtgaccatttaatacaatccctcatgttgtagtgccctcaatcataaaattattttgttgctactaaATAACTATAGTTTCTCTACTGTTAGGAATcgtgtaaatatctgtattttctgatggtgacccctgtgaaaggatcatccCACATCCCAAAGGGGTCGGTTGAGATCCACAGGTTAAGAAGCCATCTGGTCTAAAGATATAAGGCAgaatgttgagggatatttgattacactgtgaaCCCAAAGATtgcattgattaaataaaatcaaccttgggcCAAGAGTCAGAGCCAGCAgctagttgacaggaagtagccagagaaagagggagtTGGGAAAACGGAGAAATAAATGCACATGAAGTAGTGAGTAGGGACTTTGAGATTggcatttttttggtttgggacGTTGGGAAAGAAGCTCCTTTTCTGAGATGCTGGTTGAGCAGGGCTCAAAGGGAATCCACTCGTACCATGACTTTCATTAGAGGGGGTAAAGGGGAAAGACATTCACATGCTCTTTTGATGGTTCCCTTCagctgttttctttattcttctttcatagtCTCTGGTCTTTATTTCCTTGGCgatttctgtctctcattcttggtgttttccttctaactcactttattctttctcttataGCTTATATACTCCAGTAAAAATCTtacaagaaatataaaaattacattgtAGATACagtctgtttttcaagtgaataaCTATAAtgaattcaagtaaaaaaaaaaatagtgtggggctggagagatggctcagtggttaagagcactgactgttcttccagaggtcctgagttcaattcccagcaaccacatggtggctcacaaacaccttgaatgagatctggtgccctctactggtatgcaggcaaaagactatacataataaataaaatcttaaaaaaaaaaacaaaaactaaaaccttccttcaaaaaaaaaaaaaaaaagtgtgttttccatatcccttacatgattaaacgttaagtattacaggtgaaaaacaaattatcctaaGAACCCATGTACATTCATGAACCCAAGCAatttgttatagattaacagtgtGAAAATAAGCAAGAtattcttttactggcaggctgcattttgcagttacaaagaaaggccaattactttattacttagctttgaagcctatcctggtactcgctctggagaccaggctgttctcgaacagcctcccgagttctgggattaaaggcatgtg
This DNA window, taken from Cricetulus griseus strain 17A/GY chromosome 2, alternate assembly CriGri-PICRH-1.0, whole genome shotgun sequence, encodes the following:
- the Pigo gene encoding GPI ethanolamine phosphate transferase 3 isoform X3, whose product is MSWLMQKVSVLLFLAWVSFLFYAGIALFTSGFLLTRLELTNQSSCQEPPGPGSLPWGSQGKPGACWMPSRFSRVVLVLIDALRFDFAQPQRSRVPGEPPVSVPFLGKLGSLQRILETQPHHARLYQSQVDPPTTTMQRLKALTTGSLPTFIDAGSNFASHAIVEDNLIKQLTSAGRRIVFMGDDTWKDLFPGAFSQAFFFSSFNVRDLHTVDNGILEHLYPTMDSGEWDVLIAHFLGVDHCGHKHGPNHPEMAKKLSQMDQVIQGLIERLENDTLLVVAGDHGMTMNGDHGGDSELEVSAALFLYSPTALFSTVPPEEPEVIPQVSLVPTLALLLGLPIPFGNIGEVMAELFSGGSDSHPQASALAQVSALHINAQQVSRFLHTYSAATQDLQVKELHQLQKLFTKASASYQQLLQNPQEAEASLRTLTAELQQFLRGARAICIESWARFSLVRMAGGAALLAAACFLCLLASQLAVSPGFLFRPSLLIPVAWGLTWAMLYAGLLVTIGSKVDLVVLGAVAATGSLLPFLWKVWVSWGSSRPLVPLLPVPRPVLLLLLIRLATFFSDSFVVAEARATPFLLGSLILFLVAHLHWEGQLLPPKLLTISRLGSSAPTGPPRYSGTYALRLGIGLLLCTRLAGLFHRCPEETPACHSSPWLSPLASMVGGQAKNLWYGACVGALVALLVIVRLWLRRYGNLKSPEPPVLFVRWGLPLMVLGTAAYWALASGADEAPPRLRALVAGASVVLPRAVVGLAALGLMLLLWRPVAVLVKAGAGASRTRTILTPFSGPPTCQADLDYVVPQIYRHMQEEFQGRLERTKSQGPVTVAAYQLGSVYSAAMVTALILLAFPLLLLHVERVSLVFLLLFLQSFLLLHLLAAGTSVATTGPFIVLWQAVSAWALLATQTFYSTGHQPVFSAIHWHAAFVGFPEGHGSSTWLPALLVGANTFASHILFAVGCPLLLLWPFLCESQGPRKRQQLPGSEAEARASPEEEQEEPLMEMRLRDAPHHFNAALLQLGLKYLFVLGVQILACALAASILRRHLMVWKVFAPKFIFEAIGFIVSSVGLLLGIALVMRVDGAVSSWFRRLVLAQQR
- the Pigo gene encoding GPI ethanolamine phosphate transferase 3 isoform X4; its protein translation is MQKVSVLLFLAWVSFLFYAGIALFTSGFLLTRLELTNQSSCQEPPGPGSLPWGSQGKPGACWMPSRFSRVVLVLIDALRFDFAQPQRSRVPGEPPVSVPFLGKLGSLQRILETQPHHARLYQSQVDPPTTTMQRLKALTTGSLPTFIDAGSNFASHAIVEDNLIKQLTSAGRRIVFMGDDTWKDLFPGAFSQAFFFSSFNVRDLHTVDNGILEHLYPTMDSGEWDVLIAHFLGVDHCGHKHGPNHPEMAKKLSQMDQVIQGLIERLENDTLLVVAGDHGMTMNGDHGGDSELEVSAALFLYSPTALFSTVPPEEPEVIPQVSLVPTLALLLGLPIPFGNIGEVMAELFSGGSDSHPQASALAQVSALHINAQQVSRFLHTYSAATQDLQVKELHQLQKLFTKASASYQQLLQNPQEAEASLRTLTAELQQFLRGARAICIESWARFSLVRMAGGAALLAAACFLCLLASQLAVSPGFLFRPSLLIPVAWGLTWAMLYAGLLVTIGSKVDLVVLGAVAATGSLLPFLWKVWVSWGSSRPLVPLLPVPRPVLLLLLIRLATFFSDSFVVAEARATPFLLGSLILFLVAHLHWEGQLLPPKLLTISRLGSSAPTGPPRYSGTYALRLGIGLLLCTRLAGLFHRCPEETPACHSSPWLSPLASMVGGQAKNLWYGACVGALVALLVIVRLWLRRYGNLKSPEPPVLFVRWGLPLMVLGTAAYWALASGADEAPPRLRALVAGASVVLPRAVVGLAALGLMLLLWRPVAVLVKAGAGASRTRTILTPFSGPPTCQADLDYVVPQIYRHMQEEFQGRLERTKSQGPVTVAAYQLGSVYSAAMVTALILLAFPLLLLHVERVSLVFLLLFLQSFLLLHLLAAGTSVATTGPFIVLWQAVSAWALLATQTFYSTGHQPVFSAIHWHAAFVGFPEGHGSSTWLPALLVGANTFASHILFAVGCPLLLLWPFLCESQGPRKRQQLPGSEAEARASPEEEQEEPLMEMRLRDAPHHFNAALLQLGLKYLFVLGVQILACALAASILRRHLMVWKVFAPKFIFEAIGFIVSSVGLLLGIALVMRVDGAVSSWFRRLVLAQQR
- the Pigo gene encoding GPI ethanolamine phosphate transferase 3 isoform X1, with amino-acid sequence MSWLMQKVSVLLFLAWVSFLFYAGIALFTSGFLLTRLELTNQSSCQEPPGPGSLPWGSQGKPGACWMPSRFSRVVLVLIDALRFDFAQPQRSRVPGEPPVSVPFLGKLGSLQRILETQPHHARLYQSQVDPPTTTMQRLKALTTGSLPTFIDAGSNFASHAIVEDNLIKQLTSAGRRIVFMGDDTWKDLFPGAFSQAFFFSSFNVRDLHTVDNGILEHLYPTMDSGEWDVLIAHFLGVDHCGHKHGPNHPEMAKKLSQMDQVIQGLIERLENDTLLVVAGDHGMTMNGDHGGDSELEVSAALFLYSPTALFSTVPPEEPEVIPQVSLVPTLALLLGLPIPFGNIGEVMAELFSGGSDSHPQASALAQVSALHINAQQVSRFLHTYSAATQDLQVKELHQLQKLFTKASASYQQLLQNPQEAEASLRTLTAELQQFLRGARAICIESWARFSLSFLLLHLLAAGTSVATTGPFIVLWQAVSAWALLATQTFYSTGHQPVFSAIHWHAAFVGFPEGHGSSTWLPALLVGANTFASHILFAVGCPLLLLWPFLCESQGPRKRQQLPGSEAEARASPEEEQEEPLMEMRLRDAPHHFNAALLQLGLKYLFVLGVQILACALAASILRRHLMVWKVFAPKFIFEAIGFIVSSVGLLLGIALVMRVDGAVSSWFRRLVLAQQR
- the Pigo gene encoding GPI ethanolamine phosphate transferase 3 isoform X5: MSWLMQKVSVLLFLAWVSFLFYAGIALFTSGFLLTRLELTNQSSCQEPPGPGSLPWGSQGKPGACWMPSRFSRVVLVLIDALRFDFAQPQRSRVPGEPPVSVPFLGKLGSLQRILETQPHHARLYQSQVDPPTTTMQRLKALTTGSLPTFIDAGSNFASHAIVEDNLIKQLTSAGRRIVFMGDDTWKDLFPGAFSQAFFFSSFNVRDLHTVDNGILEHLYPTMDSGEWDVLIAHFLGVDHCGHKHGPNHPEMAKKLSQMDQVIQGLIERLENDTLLVVAGDHGMTMNGDHGGDSELEVSAALFLYSPTALFSTVPPEEPEVIPQVSLVPTLALLLGLPIPFGNIGEVMAELFSGGSDSHPQASALAQVSALHINAQQVSRFLHTYSAATQDLQVKELHQLQKLFTKASASYQQLLQNPQEAEASLRTLTAELQQFLRGARAICIESWARFSLVRMAGGAALLAAACFLCLLASQLAVSPGFLFRPSLLIPVAWGLTWAMLYAGLLVTIGSKVDLVVLGAVAATGSLLPFLWKVWVSWGSSRPLVPLLPVPRPVLLLLLIRLATFFSDSFVVAEARATPFLLGSLILFLVAHLHWEGQLLPPKLLTISRLGSSAPTGPPRYSGTYALRLGIGLLLCTRLAGLFHRCPEETPACHSSPWLSPLASMVGGQAKNLWYGACVGALVALLVIVRLWLRRYGNLKSPEPPVLFVRWGLPLMVLGTAAYWALASGADEAPPRLRALVAGASVVLPRAVVGLAALGLMLLLWRPVAVLVKAGAGASRTRTILTPFSGPPTCQADLDYVVPQIYRHMQEEFQGRLERTKSQGPVTVAAYQLGSVYSAAMVTALILLAFPLLLLHVERVSLVFLLLFLQSFLLLHLLAAGTSVATTGPFIVLWQAVSAWALLATQTFYSTGHQPVFSAIHWHAAFVGFPEGHGSSTWLPALLVGANTFASHILFAVGCPLLLLWPFLCESQGPRKRQQLPGSEAEARASPEEEQEEPLMEMRLRDAPHHFNAALLQLGLKYLFVLGVQIWALFVAFQTYWESHGYGQDSFPN